In a single window of the Rhopalosiphum padi isolate XX-2018 chromosome 1, ASM2088224v1, whole genome shotgun sequence genome:
- the LOC132916918 gene encoding unconventional myosin-Ia, with translation MDLNDEDGIWDSVLLEPLTEETFISNLNCRYDSNTNYTYMGNMLIAVNPYKEAHQVSIPLCRIYMSPRSGHLPPHLYAIASWAFRWLVDAAQDQCIVLQGISGSGKSHSVSMLLHCLCGTNNNNNLLNQRLLNANIILNSFGNAKTHIHSDASRFIKHVDLELNFKGDIVGATITGYLLDKSRVTSQSALNRNFHIFYQLIYGADIHLLKSLKLTRNSENYVYLKCSNRIRQIDVVNFQSEYQSIRYGFEILGLSESEITSIFKIISSILKLGNLNLVPTNNIDGTEGCIITNDYELYELGELLGTDGEALKKVLTSSVLSSGISAKEARYIKDLLAQSLYTRLFSWLIARLNQSVKAEAKYKRRNLGFLDAFGFDYSDSQMDWDNFVLNSCNDKIHNLVITATLKDEQQEYAIERVQWCLIPFYDNTSVCELIFKTYGGLLSIMDDLILDSNSITVFKRICALQRQYSSSSSEEQISSAVEQISLNESFMLNHFMGPVKYNINTFVDKNKNSLSPLLCSTMYNGTHPLLKSLFPEGNPDRMSSFTVSNPASQLRVWAEAFTATLSGRRCHYVTCISPNRHCQVNSFDSSFVQQQVRWFSLVEIVRLRRSGFCYRLTFEEFLARYKMLSPATWPRPRYGNTARSIRALVVCLPIPSGEFVYGVSKVFVRSPRSVWELEQLRAERLNQLAALVQEAWHRHRRHNYSHNLSNKCQNFRITDTVTAAKCITRTILTWQKRQYLMRLSRSLSVETESPISRAWVPLSNPRFAHTHYLLETLHHKWRCHKYRDKLDQTSRNRMREKVTASIIFKNRKASYSQSVAHPFIGDYVRLRQHTQWKKTALQCDDHHVVFADIVNKITRSSGKFVPTLLVISTKSMLILDHRTLQVKYRVPAADIYRLSLSPFLDNVAVFHIKSAYVRCAEEEDDLGGEWSPSPSGCLFHQGPEVGPSDCTYKKKGDIVLQTSHVIEIVTKLFLVIQNVSGSPPDVNISTRFDASFGDQTVTIAFKYLGLPDIAPGQIKIVRKTNKMEIFV, from the exons ACATACATGGGAAATATGCTTATTGCTGTGAATCCATATAAAGAAGCACATCAAGTTTCTATACCTTTATGTCGAATATATATGTCACCAAGATCAGGCCACTTACCACCACATCT ttatgCTATAGCTAGTTGGGCTTTTCGATGGTTGGTAGATGCTGCTCAAGATCAATGTATTGTCCTACAAGGTATTTCTGGCTCAGGTAAAAGCCATTCTGTTTCAATGTTGCTGCATTGTTTATGTGGgaccaataataacaataatttgctCAATCAACGTTTGTTGAATGCTAAcatcatattaaatt catTTGGAAATGCCAAAACACATATTCATAGTGATGCTTCTCGTTTT ATAAAACATGTTGAtctagaattaaattttaaaggggATATTGTGGGTGCTACAATTACAGGAT ATTTATTGGATAAA TCGAGGGTAACGTCGCAAAGTGCATTGAATAGAAATttccatatattttatcaactaatTTATGGTGCTGATATTCATTTATTGA AATCCTTAAAACTCACCAGAAATTCAGAAAACTATGTTTACTTAAAGTGCAGTAATCGTATTAGACAAATTGATGTTGTTAATTTTCAATCAGAATATCAATCAATAAGG tATGGATTTGAAATATTGGGACTTAGTGAATCTGAAATAACCagtatttttaagattattagCAGTATATTAAAATTGGGAAATTTGAATTTGGTACcaactaataatattgatgGAACTGAAGGGTGTATTATTACAAATGATTATG agTTATATGAGTTAGGTGAATTATTAGGTACTGATGGTGAGGCTTTAAAAAAAGTCCTTACATCATCAGTATTATCATCCGGAATTTCTGCGAAAGAAGCTCGTTATATCAAGGATTTGCTTGCTCAGTCATTGTACACTAGGTTATTTTCATGGTTGATAGCAAGGCTCAATCAAAGTGTTAAAGCTGAAGCAAAATATAAACGACGAAATTTAGGCTTTTTAGATGCTTTTGGTTTTGACTATTCTGATAGTCAGATGGATTGGGATAATTTTGTGTTGAATTCCTGCAATGATAAAATCcataatttagtaataacaGCTACATTAAAAGATGAGCAACAAGAATATGCAATAGAAAGAGTACAATGGTGTCTTATTCcattttatgataatacatCAGTTTGTGAACTGATATTCAAG acataTGGAGGATTATTGAGTATAATGGATGATTTAATATTGGATAGTAACAGTATAACAGTTTTTAAACGAATCTGTGCATTGCAACGGCAGTACAGCTCATCGTCTTCTGAAGAGCAAATCAGTTCTGCAGTTGAGCAAATATCATTGAATGAAAGTTTcat GTTAAACCATTTTATGGGtccagttaaatataatattaacacttttgttgacaaaaataaaaacagtttgaGTCCATTGTTATGTTCTACTATGTATAATGGTACACATCCATTATTGAAGTCTTTGTTTCCTGaag gaaATCCAGATAGAATGTCATCATTTACAGTTTCCAATCCAGCTAGTCAATTACGTGTTTGGGCTGAAGCGTTTACTGCAACATTATCTGGCCGTCGTTGCCATTATGTAACATGCATATCACCAAATCGTCATTGTCAAGTAAACTCTTTTGACTCTTCTTTTGTTCAACAACAAGTTAGATGGTTTag tcttGTAGAAATTGTTCGGTTGCGTAGATCGGGTTTCTGCTATCGTCTTACATTTGAAGAATTTCTTGCACGGTATAAAATGCTTAGTCCAGCAACTTGGCCTAGACCTCGGTATGGAAACACGGCTCGTTCTATACGGGCGTTAGTTGTGTGCTTACCAATACCCAGTGGAGAGTTTGTGTATGGTGTATCCAAAGTGTTTGTACGTTCACCAAGGTCTGTATGGGAATTAGAACAGTTGAGAGCAGAACGTCTTAACCAACTTGCAGCTTTGGTGCAAGAAGCTTGGCATAGGCATAGAAGACATAATTATTCTCATAACTTATCAAATAAATGTCAAAATTTTag GATTACTGATACAGTTACAGCTGCCAAATGTATTACTAGAACAATTTTAACTTGgcag aaACGTCAATATTTGATGAGATTATCAAGAAGCTTAAGTGTAGAAACTGAGTCGCCTATTTCTAGAGCTTGGGTACCATTGTCTAATCCTCGATTTGCGCACACACATTATTTATTAGAGACGTTACATCATAAATGGAga TGTCATAAATATCGGGATAAATTAGATCAGACATCGAGAAATCGTATGCGTGAAAAAGTCACCGCTagcatcatatttaaaaatcgtaAAGCAAGTTATAGCCAGAGTGTTGCACACCCATTTATTGGTGATTATGTCCGTCTAAGGCAACATACTCAATGGAAAAAGACTGCTTTGCAGTGTGATGATCATCATGTAGTGTTTGCTGATATAGTAAACAAAATTACACGAAGTAGTGGCAAG tttgTACCAACTCTTCTTGTGATTTCAACAAAATCTATGTTAATATTAGACCATAGAACTTTACAAGTGAAATACAGAGTACCGGCTGCagatatttatagattatcatTATCACCATTTTTAGATAATGTAGCagtatttcatataaaatca gcaTATGTGAGATGTGCCGAAGAAGAAGATGATTTGGGTGGGGAATGGTCACCATCACCAAGTGGATGTTTATTTCACCAAGGACCCGAGGTTGGTCCTTCAGattgtacatataaaaaaaaaggagatATTGTTCTTCAAACTAGTCACGTCATAGAAATAGTCACCAAACTGtttttagttattcaaaatGTGTCTGGTAGTCCACCAGATGTAAACATATCTACTAG atttgatGCCAGTTTTGGTGACCAAACTGTAACTATAGCATTCAAATATTTAGGATTACCAGATATAGCACCAggtcaaattaaaattgttcgtAAAACCAATAAGATGGAGATATTTGTTTAA